Below is a window of Vibrio gazogenes DNA.
TTCAACCTGATTGCCTTGTCCATCAAAAACGGTAACGCTTCTGCGAGTAATCTCAGCGACATCCCCTTCTTCAAGGTACATAAAGCGGCGTGTGACACTTAACAAGGCCAGTTGATCTGAAGCCAAGAAGTTTTCACCGACACCAAACCCAATCACAATCGGACTACCTGAGCGCGCTACAACCAAACGGCTTGGATCACGTCGATCAAGCACAACAGTGCCATAAGCGCCTTCGAGCTGCTTGGCAGTTTTTTGCAGCGCTTCAACCAGTGATTTACTTTGGCGTAATTCCCATTCAACTAAATGGGCAATCACTTCAGTGTCGGTCTGAGACTCAAAAACATACCCGCGACTTTGAAGCAGTTCTCGCAGGGCTTCATGGTTTTCAATAATACCATTGTGCACCACGGCAATATCACCGGAAGCATGTGGATGAGCATTGATTTCAGAAGGCTCGCCATGCGTCGCCCAGCGTGTATGGGCAATACCGGTTCCACCGCGCACATCGGCAGCATTGACGGCATCGGCCAACGCCTGCACTTTACCAAGGCGGCGAATCCGGGTGCAGTGGTTGTCTGCATCAACAATCGCAACCCCAGCTGAATCATAACCACGGTATTCCAGACGACGTAACCCTTCGACCAATATTTCTGCGATATCACGCTGTGCCACAGCACCAACAATTCCACACATAATTTATGACTCCACTTAAATCTCAATATATCCAGCCCCGACAGAAAAGCCTCGATTCAGGCACTTTCCTGTCCGAACCCTTTAATTCATTTGACTTTGTATCACTCTCACCTGGTTAGCTTCGATCATTGCCACTTGCTCATCGGTAATCTTGCTATCGGTGACCAGTACATCGATCTGATCCCACCCCAGTTCCAGATTTGGGATCTTACGACCAATTTTGTCCGATTCAGCCATCACAACAACTTCCCGGGAAACTTCCGCCATGACCCGGCTCAGCCCCGTCAGTTCATTAAATGTCGTTGTTCCCCGAGACAAATCAATCCCGTCACATCCGATGAACAACTGGTCAAAATCGTAAGAACGTAACACGGACTCGGCAACCTGCCCCTGAAAGGATTCAGAGTGCGGATCCCAAGTGCCCCCGGTCATTAATAGTGTCGGTTCGTTTTCCAGTTCATGAAGCGCATTGGCAACCTGAAGCGTGTTCGTCATCACAACTAAGCCACGTTTTTCATTTAATTGTTGGATTAACGCTGTGGTTGTACCTCCGCTATCGATTACGATCCGGTGATGATCCCGAATCAATTTTGCGGCTTCCTGAGCAAGCGATATCTTTTGAATCGAAACATTTTTATCAAATTCATCAGCAACAACTTCTTTCGGCAACGAAATCGCACCACCATAACGTCTGAGTAACAGCCCATTTTTTTCTAGAGATGAGAGGTCCTTGCGAATCGTGACCTCAGAGGTATGAAATCGTTCGGAAAGCAGCTCGACGCTCACCTCCCCCATCTGATTGACGAGTTGAACAATTTCATGACGTCTGACTTGCGTATTTCGTTTCAGCATAGATTAAAAGATAATTAAGTTTCGATATGAAATATATAGTAATCAATTCGAAACATTTTTGTCTATTTATTTCGATAATAAAAATTAATCTTTCATGCTAAAACATTGTCCTAAGACAACTCTTAGACCGTGATATTCCATTCATTCAGTGTTAGAATTCTGCTCGGCAAAAGTAAGAAAATTACAAAATTGAATGTGTACTTACTGAAAAACCACCTCGCGATGGCGAAAATACCAGAGCCTTGCGCGGTTTTTACGCAAAACAAGCGGTTGTGTGTAGTTATAAAATAACCGTTTTGTTGAAAGAGTTTCAGCTTTAAAGTGTATTTGACAGCGAGAAATAATCCGGCACTTCAAGAGAAAAAGACAAGGGCCACTGACTGCACTTTACGGCACTCATTATCTTTCAAATTGATACAATTATCGGAGAGTATTTTCCATGAAGAAGACCAAAATCGTTTGTACGATTGGCCCTAAAACTGAATCCGTAGAGAAGCTAACAGAACTTGTCAACGCAGGCATGAACGTCATGCGTCTCAACTTCTCTCACGGTGACTACGAAGAGCATGGAACTCGCATTGTGAACTTTCGTCAGGTGATGAAAAACCTTGACAAGACATTGGCAATTCTACTGGATACCAAAGGACCGGAAATCCGTACTACGAAGCTAGAAAATGGTCAAGATGTCGATCTCGTCGCAGGACAAAC
It encodes the following:
- a CDS encoding DeoR/GlpR family DNA-binding transcription regulator, with product MLKRNTQVRRHEIVQLVNQMGEVSVELLSERFHTSEVTIRKDLSSLEKNGLLLRRYGGAISLPKEVVADEFDKNVSIQKISLAQEAAKLIRDHHRIVIDSGGTTTALIQQLNEKRGLVVMTNTLQVANALHELENEPTLLMTGGTWDPHSESFQGQVAESVLRSYDFDQLFIGCDGIDLSRGTTTFNELTGLSRVMAEVSREVVVMAESDKIGRKIPNLELGWDQIDVLVTDSKITDEQVAMIEANQVRVIQSQMN